Proteins encoded within one genomic window of Episyrphus balteatus chromosome 1, idEpiBalt1.1, whole genome shotgun sequence:
- the LOC129905803 gene encoding collagen alpha-1(IV) chain-like has protein sequence MSPHLKWFALAAILFGTFIGAQAQFDQTTDENDNDYAFPESEELFSPPEPEGPPNAFFNNYAIVENPTNFRNGQKPKNCTGNVSCIPKCFAEKGNHGFPGPQGFPGPKGDTGYSGMEGPSGEKGQKGDPGPYGPRGQKGVRGLVGSTGITGIGGLQGIVGMPGAPGIHGIDGCNGTDGAPGLPGLAGMVGPRGLPGFIGLKGDKGEPAREIGEFDIGDRGEPGMDGPSGLPGQKGEQGLKGDRGFNGTYGDKGPTGFIGIKGDKGDMCIAMPVPGMKGAKGAKGEPARFEAFSGNRDYISESVKGEQGEIGDKGLLGEKGDIGLAGQAGNIGHKGEKGLPGPTGQRGRQGDFGAPGPLGLKGDRGEIGARGLDGVDGQKGEPGVPGTPGAQGFMGARGAPGGGRGAPGPQGPKGLQGFQGPQGAAGLDGTPGAQGPRGPFGEKGNRGVTGPEGLEGLPGERGDKGDKGWPGNVGAQGPRGYIGPLGHEGEKGVSGNPGIGEVGVKGDTGVSGTPGAKGFKGERGFQGSQGVSGGSQLGKPGRPGTTGKHGDKGNQGYPGLSGQKGDKGFKGDLGGKCTDCPYGAKGDKGERGLDGKLGLQGTLGETGEVGFPGENGDDGSEGPIGAHGLRGNDGLPGLPGPDGPPGRDQIVDLSFTVNEKGSKGERGPSGLRGLKGGRGEIGKYGLQGQKGEPGPPGFKGAQGKMGKSGLPGYPGRDGMPGQKGDSIKGERGIPGFDGEDGDKGFEGPSGQKGEPSICPPDLLMMPPKGFKGDKGVEGRMGPIGPVGPKGDHGRTGQKGERGVVGRPGLAGPRGPIGRRGFKGIQGPIGFPGLPGQNGLPGLPGLLGETGQKGEQGISLVGPPGPIGNNGPNGLKGERGFQGIYGLPGNDGQVGYPGDKGETGLPGAPGFPGDEGEKGNVGPFGPQGFDGPKGLPGIDGIQGREGSKGEPGISGPVGMPGRKGENGEVGNDGPKGSSGNIGLPGIRGAQGRTGFSGSKGDKGERGFAGDNGLQGPQGFPGPQGFAGPKGDIGARGVPGVDGIPGLDGEKGDMGLEGLEGAPGAPGHESEKGDKGEPGPYGLMGADGLNGLQGPPGPKGEPGNYGYGAIGERGEKGDDGIPGQMGRPGFDGMKGDKGYPGPIGDKGDKGNAGLAGIPGSPCLDGMPGETGPKGEQGLAGPVGQKGNPGANGLEGFAGEKGDQGFVGIPGQTGMKGDKGYTGLSGLDAEPILIIGDKGDAGLEGQPGVLGAMGQKGSIGITGSQGEKGERGYPGPFGLPGLDGPQGEKGDTGPDGEPGLPGLTIKGEKGLPGRLGRSGRDGAIGAFGEKGEKGWAGLAGIDGARGPPGRQGLQGEKGDIGIIGIAGRDGQDGLPGLTGQKGDMGTKGHKGDRGMPSFEGEKGDKGNRGIQGQSGRDGYQGQKGDVGFIGLPGAMGPTGREGEKGSLGPKGHDGRDGLYGPRGQKGESGPYPTPGPKGEPGRPGNNGEKGERGFEGIRGITGLQGERGEKGDQGPQGLPGPMGRPGPKGNLGVPGAPGYDGATGMTGEKGNQGKVCGEAPSYFTGIMLVKHSQSAEIPRCDAGHVEMWNGYSLLYTDSHDYPHTQDLGSPGSCVHHFSTQPFMSCGNNNICNVNTRSDRSYWLSTSESIPVMPVETTEMQKYISRCVVCEVPANVIAVHSQTIAVPTCPRGWDELWIGYSFLMHIDVGNSGGGQDLSSPGSCLEDFRAVPFIECNGKEGLCHFFESQTSFWLVTVDENEQFVPPERQTLKPGFMRQRLSRCQVCIKNSA, from the exons ATGAGTCCCCATTTAAAGTG GTTTGCGCTCGCAGCAATTCTATTCGGAACTTTTATTGGAGCACAAGCA CAATTCGATCAAACAACTGATGAAAATGATAATGACTATGCTTTCCCAGAGAGTGAAGAACTTTTTAGCCCACCCGAACCCGAAGGACCACCTAATGCCTTCTTTAATAACTATGCCATAGTCGAAAATCCCACAAACTTTCGAAACGgtcaaaaaccgaaaaattgcACAGGAAATGTAAGTTGTATACCAAAATGTTTCGCTGAAAAGGGAAATCATGGTTTCCCAGGACCACAAGGTTTTCCTGGCCCCAAAGGTGATACAGGTTATTCAGGAATGGAAGGACCATCAGGAGAAAAGGGACAAAAAGGTGACCCAGGTCCATATGGTCCTCGCGGTCAGAAAGGTGTTCGTGGATTAGTTGGTTCTACCGGTATAACGGGAATAGGAGGCTTACAAGGTATTGTGGGTATGCCCGGAGCACCTGGTATTCACGGAATTGATGGTTGCAATGGAACTGATGGTGCACCTGGTTTACCCGGACTAGCCGGTATGGTTGGTCCAAGAGGTTTACCTGGATTTATTGGCTTGAAGGGTGACAAAGGAGAACCGGCAAGAGAAATTGGAGAATTCGATATTGGTGATCGAGGTGAACCTGGTATGGATGGACCATCTGGGCTACCCGGACAAAAGGGAGAACAAGGACTGAAGGGTGATCGTGGTTTTAATGGAACTTATGGAGATAAGGGTCCAACTGGTTTTATTGGTATCAAAGGAGACAAAGGAGACATGTGTATCGCTATGCCTGTTCCCGGAATGAAGGGTGCAAAGGGAGCAAAAGGAGAGCCAGCTAGGTTTGAGGCGTTTAGTGGTAACCGTGATTATATATCGGAAAGTGTAAAAGGTGAACAGGGAGAGATTGGTGACAAGGGCTTACTTGGTGAAAAGGGTGACATTGGTTTAGCTGGACAAGCTGGTAACATTGGACACAAAGGTGAAAAGGGTCTTCCTGGACCGACTGGTCAAAGA GGTCGTCAAGGAGATTTTGGTGCTCCAGGACCACTTGGATTGAAAGGTGATCGCGGAGAAATTGGCGCGCGCGGTTTGGATGGTGTTGATGGACAAAAGGGAGAACCTGGAGTTCCTGGAACACCTGGCGCTCAAGGTTTTATGGGTGCCAGAGGTGCTCCTGGTGGTGGAAGAGGGGCTCCTGGCCCACAGGGTCCCAAAGGTCTACAAGGTTTCCAGGGTCCACAAGGTGCGGCTGGTTTAGACGGTACTCCTGGTGCACAAGGTCCACGTGGACCTTTCGGCGAAAAAGGTAATCGTGGAGTGACTGGACCTGAAGGTTTGGAAGGACTACCTGGAGAGAGAGGAGACAAAGGTGATAAGGGTTGGCCAGGTAATGTGGGTGCACAGGGTCCTCGAGGTTACATTGGACCCCTTGGACACGAAGGAGAAAAGGGTGTATCTGGAAATCCTGGAATTGGTGAAGTAGGCGTTAAAGGTGACACCGGGGTTTCGGG AACACCTGGAGCAAAGGGTTTCAAGGGAGAACGTGGTTTTCAAGGAAGTCAAGGTGTTTCAGGTGGATCTCAGTTGGGAAAGCCTGGAAGACCTGGTACAACAGGAAAACACGGAGACAAGGGAAATCAAGGTTACCCTGGATTATCAGGACAGAAAGGTGACAAAGGTTTTAAGGGAGACCTTGGTGGAAAATGTACAGACTGTCCATATGGAGCTAAAGGAGACAAAGGAGAACGTGGATTAGATGGAAAACTTGGACTACAAGGAACTCTTGGTGAAACTGGAGAAGTAGGCTTCCCGGGTGAAAATGGTGATGATGGTTCTGAAGGCCCAATCGGAGCTCATGGTCTTCGAGGAAATGATGGTTTGCCAGGATTACCTGGACCCGATGGTCCTCCCGGACGTGATCAAATTGTGGATTTGAGTTTCACTGTAAATGAGAAAGGATCAAAGGGAGAACGTGGTCCATCAGGACTGAGAGGACTTAAAGGTGGACGAGGAGAAATTGGCAAATATGGCTTGCAAGGACAAAAAGGTGAACCTGGACCACCAGGATTTAAGGGAGCACAAGGAAAAATGGGTAAATCAGGACTCCCTGGATATCCAGGCAGAGATGGAATGCCAGGACAAAAAGGAGATAGTATCAAAGGTGAACGAGGGATACCAGGTTTCGATGGCGAAGATGGTGACAAAGGATTTGAAGGTCCATCTGGACAAAAGGGAGAACCAAGTATTTGCCCACCTGATTTACTGATGATGCCACCAAAAGGTTTCAAGGGTGACAAAGGTGTCGAGGGTAGAATGGGACCAATTGGTCCTGTGGGACCGAAAGGTGATCATGGAAGAACCGGACAAAAAGGTGAACGTGGAGTAGTTGGTCGACCTGGATTGGCTGGCCCACGAGGACCTATCGGTCGTCGAGGTTTTAAGGGTATTCAAGGACCAATTGGTTTCCCAGGTTTGCCGGGACAAAACGGATTGCCTGGACTTCCGGGATTATTGGGAGAAACTGGTCAGAAGGGAGAACAAGGAATATCACTTGTGGGTCCACCCGGACCTATTGGTAATAATGGACCAAATGGTTTGAAGGGAGAACGTGGTTTCCAGGGGATCTATGGTTTGCCAGGAAACGATGGACAAGTTGGATATCCTGGAGATAAGGGTGAAACAGGTTTACCTGGAGCTCCAGGTTTCCCTGGAGATGAAGGAGAGAAAGGTAACGTTGGGCCATTTGGTCCTCAAGGTTTCGATGGACCAAAAGGTTTGCCCGGTATAGATGGAATACAAGGACGAGAAGGCTCTAAGGGTGAGCCTGGAATTTCTGGACCAGTTGGTATGCCGGGACGTAAAGGTGAGAACGGAGAAGTTGGCAATGATGGCCCTAAGGGTTCCTCAGGAAATATTGGTCTTCCTGGTATTAGAGGAGCTCAAGGTAGAACTGGTTTTTCGGGATCTAAGGGTGACAAAGGTGAAAGAGGTTTTGCAGGCGACAATGGCCTTCAAGGGCCACAGGGTTTCCCTGGACCACAAGGATTTGCAGGTCCAAAAGGTGATATTGGAGCACGCGGTGTCCCCGGAGTCGATGGTATACCCGGACTTGATGGAGAAAAAGGTGATATGGGTCTTGAGGGATTAGAAGGAGCTCCTGGAGCACCAGGTCATGAATCTGAGAAGGGAGACAAAGGTGAACCTGGTCCATATGGACTTATGGGTGCTGATGGTCTTAACGGACTTCAAGGTCCACCCGGACCTAAAGGAGAACCTGGTAACTACGGTTATGGTGCCATTGGAGAACGGGGAGAAAAAGGTGACGATGGTATTCCCGGACAAATGGGACGACCTGGTTTTGATGGAATGAAGGGCGATAAGGGATATCCAGGACCAATTGGAGACAAGGGTGACAAAGGAAACGCCGGTTTGGCAGGTATTCCTGGTTCTCCATGTTTAGATGGTATGCCTGGTGAGACTGGACCAAAAGGAGAACAAGGTCTCGCTGGACCTGTTGGACAAAAAGGTAACCCAGGTGCTAATGGGTTAGAAGGATTTGCAGGCGAAAAAGGAGATCAAGGTTTTGTCGGTATTCCTGGTCAAACTGGTATGAAGGGAGACAAGGGATACACAGGACTAAGTGGTTTAGATGCTGAACCTATATTAATAATCGGAGATAAGGGTGATGCAGGTTTAGAAGGACAGCCTGGAGTTCTTGGAGCTATGGGACAAAAAGGAAGCATTGGTATCACTGGAAGTCAAGGAGAAAAGGGTGAACGTGGTTATCCAGGACCTTTTGGCCTACCAGGATTGGATGGACCTCAAGGAGAAAAGGGTGACACTGGTCCAGATGGTGAGCCTGGTTTACCAGGTTTAACAATCAAGGGAGAAAAGGGTCTTCCAGGACGATTAGGAAGAAGTGGACGTGATGGTGCTATTGGAGCTTTCGGTGAAAAGGGAGAGAAAGGTTGGGCTGGTTTAGCTGGAATAGATGGAGCCAGGGGTCCACCTGGTCGACAAGGTCTGCAAGGAGAAAAGGGTGATATTGGTATCATTGGTATAGCTGGTCGAGACGGACAAGATGGATTACCTGGACTTACTGGACAAAAGGGTGATATGGGAACCAAAGGTCATAAGGGAGATCGAGGTATGCCAAGCTTTGAAGGAGAAAAAGGTGACAAGGGTAATAGAGGTATTCAGGGTCAATCAGGCCGTGACGGATACCAAGGACAAAAGGGTGATGTAGGCTTCATTGGATTACCTGGTGCAATGGGTCCAACTGGCAGAGAAGGAGAAAAAGGATCTCTAGGTCCTAAAGGTCACGATGGACGTGATGGATTATATGGTCCACGAGGTCAAAAGGGTGAATCAGGGCCGTATCCAACACCTGGACCCAAGGGTGAGCCTGGACGACCAGGAAACAATGGCGAAAAAGGTGAACGAGGTTTTGAAGGAATCCGTGGAATCACCGGATTACAAGGTGAACGGGGTGAGAAAGGTGATCAAGGACCTCAAGGCTTACCCGGACCAATGGGACGACCAGGTCCAAAGGGAAATTTGGGTGTACCTGGTGCTCCTGGTTACGATGGTGCTACAGGAATGACTGGAGAAAAGGGAAACCAAGGAAAAGTTTGTGGAGAAGCTCCTAGCTATTTCACTGGAATAATGCTTGTAAAACACAGTCAATCTGCAGAAATCCCACGCTGCGATGCTGGTCACGTTGAAATGTGGAATGGTTATTCCCTGCTTTACACTGACAGCCATGACTACCCACACACCCAAGATCTTGGATCACCTGGTTCTTGTGTCCATCACTTTTCAACACAGCCATTTATGAGCTGTGGAAACAATAACATTTGCAATGTGAATACTAGGTCTGACCGCTCTTACTGGCTATCAACATCGGAATCAATTCCAGTGATGCCCGTTGAGACTActgaaatgcaaaaatacattTCTCGATGTGTTGTTTGCGAAGTACCAGCCAATGTGATTGCAGTTCACAGTCAGACTATAGCGGTGCCAACTTGTCCCAGAGGTTGGGATGAGCTTTGGATTGGTTACAGTTTCCTTATG CACATTGATGTTGGAAATAGCGGTGGTGGACAAGATCTCTCATCACCTGGATCATGTTTGGAAGATTTCAGAGCAGTTCCATTTATCGAATGCAATGGCAAAGAAGGTCTTTGTCATTTCTTTGAATCACAAACCAGTTTCTGGTTAGTGACTGTCGATGAAAACGAACAGTTTGTTCCACCAGAAAGGCAAACATTGAAACCTGGATTTATGAGACAACGACTTTCTAGATGTCAAGTGTGTATTAAGAACTCGgcgtaa